One window from the genome of Lathamus discolor isolate bLatDis1 chromosome 8, bLatDis1.hap1, whole genome shotgun sequence encodes:
- the ACSBG1 gene encoding long-chain-fatty-acid--CoA ligase ACSBG1: MQFVPWVLLLVGLLKERELIYRKTIYQRKKSVLFLTIFVTSFRGLVGMPNSGEPLMKTSQDENAQNISESFENGTFTDAQSVCRDSLLHLEETQDEGLEPTESLWTSLADGRVRLRIDNSCPQTPITVHQMFKDSLEKYGSLNALASKKNGKWEKITFSEYYCLSRKAAKGFLKLGLERFHGVAILGFNSPEWFISAVGAVFAGGIVTGIYTTNSPEACHYIAHDSKTNIMVVENRKQLDKIMQIWNRLPHLKAVVLYKDSIPKRYPNLYMMEEFLALGDDVSDTTLDDIINSQEPNQCCVLIYTSGTTGKPKGAMLSHDNITWTSAHCSRAGEMQPAEVQQESIVSYLPLSHIAAQIYDLWTGIKWGEQVYFAEPDALKGSLVNTLKEVQPTSHMGVPRVWEKIMEKLKDASAQSGFMKKKMLSWAMSLSLERNISCSSSSDLKQFWMRLADYFVLSKVRNALGFSCCQKHFSGAAPLNTETLYFFLGLNITLYEAYGMSETTGPHCLSGPTNYRQHSCGKPAPGCRVKLVDKDAEGNGEICFWGRTVFMGYLNMEDKTKEAFDEDGWLHSGDLGKLDKDDFLYVTGRIKDLIITAGGENVPPIPIEDAVKKELPIVSNAMVIGDKKKFLSMLLTLKTVLDPDTSEPTDILTEQARDFCQKTGSKATKVSEIVATRDQAIYQAIQEGIDKVNMNATNRVHCIQKWIVLPRDFSISGGELGPTMKLKRLAVLEKYRTEVDSFYEE, translated from the exons ATGCAGTTTGTTCCTTGGGTACTCCTGCTTGTTGGCTTACTGAAGGAGAGGGAGCTAATATACAGGAAAACAATATATCAAAGGAAGAAATCAGTGTTG TTCCTGACCATTTTTGTGACCAGCTTTAGAGGGCTTGTCGGCATGCCTAACAGCGGAGAGCCTCTTATGAAAACATCACAGGATGAAAATGCACAGAATATTTcagaaagctttgaaaatgG AACCTTTACAGATGCACAGTCTGTCTGCAGAGATTCGCTGCTTCATTTGGAGGAGACCCAAGATGAAGGCTTAGAGCCAACAG AGTCTCTGTGGACTTCCCTAGCTGATGGCAGAGTCAGGCTGAGGATAGATAACTCATGTCCTCAGACTCCCATAACAGTTCATCAGATGTTCAAGGACAGCCTAGAAAAATATGGATCCCTTAATGCTCTGGCCAGCAAAAAGAATGGGAAGTGGGAGAAGATAACTTTTTCAGAGTATTACTGCCTCTCCAGGAAAGCAGCCAAAGGCTTTTTGAAG cttGGTCTTGAACGATTCCATGGTGTAGCAATCCTTGGATTTAATTCTCCGGAATGGTTCATCTCAGCTGTTGGAGCTGTATTTGCTGG AGGAATTGTCACAGGGATATACACAACCAATTCTCCAGAGGCCTGTCACTACATTGCTCACGACAGCAAAACCAATATAATGGTTGTGGAAAACCGGAAGCAACTGGACAAGATAATGCAG ATCTGGAATCGCTTGCCACACTTGAAAGCTGTTGTGCTGTATAAGGACTCCATTCCAAAGAGATATCCAAATTTGTATATG ATGGAAGAGTTTCTGGCGCTGGGAGATGATGTGTCTGATACTACTTTGGATGATATCATTAACTCTCAAGAGCCAAATCAGTGCTGTGTGCTAATATACACATCCGGAACAACTGGGAAGCCAAAAGGAGCCATGCTGAGTCATGACAAT ATAACTTGGACATCagcacactgcagcagagcaggagaaatgCAACCTGCAGAGGTCCAACAGGAGTCTATCGTCAGTTATCTCCCACTCAGCCACATAGCTGCACAGATATACGACCTGTGGACTGGAATCAAATGGGGAGAGCAAGTTTACTTTGCTGAGCCAGATGCTCTGAAG GGCAGCTTGGTCAACACACTGAAAGAAGTGCAGCCAACATCTCACATGGGAGTTCCCAGAGTATGGGAGAAAATCATGGAGAAATTAAAGGATGCTTCTGCTCAGTCAGGatttatgaagaagaaaatgctgtcaTGGGCTATGTCACTTAGCTTAGAGAGAAACATAAGCTGCTCAAGCAG CAGTGATTTAAAGCAGTTCTGGATGAGGTTAGCAGACTACTTTGTGCTTTCAAAAGTACGCAATGCACTGGGGTTTTCTTGCTGTCAGAAGCACTTTTCTGGTGCTGCGCCTCTCAATACAGAAACACTCTATTTCTTCTTGGGGTTGAACATCACCCTGTATGAGGCCTATGGGATGAGTGAGACCACAGGGCCACATTGCCTATCTGGGCCAACCAATTACAGGCAGCACAG CTGTGGGAAACCAGCACCTggctgcagagtgaaattggtGGACAAAGATGCCGAAGGGAATGGAGAGATCTGTTTCTGGGGAAGGACTGTTTTCATGGGTTATTTAAATAtggaagacaaaacaaaagaagcctTTGATGAGGATGGGTGGCTGCATTCTGGAGATTTAGGAAAACTGGACAAGGATGACTTTCTCTATGTCACTGGAAGAATTAAAG ATTTGATAATTACAGCTGGAGGTGAAAATGTGCCTCCAATTCCAATTGAAGATGCTGTTAAGAAAGAACTCCCAATTGTTAGCAATGCTATGGTGATTGGAGATAAAAAGAAGTTTTTGTCAATGTTGCTGACTCTAAAG ACCGTGCTGGACCCAGATACATCTGAGCCCACTGACATTCTCACTGAGCAAGCTAGAGACTTCTGCCAGAAGACTGGTAGTAAAGCCACTAAGGTGTCAGAGATTGTAGCCACAAGAGACCAGGCAATCTACCAAGCCATTCAGGAGGGAATTGACAAAGTCAACATGAATGCCACAAATCGGGTTCATTGTATCCAAAAATGGATAGTCCTGCCAAgagatttttccatttctggggGAGAACTAG